The Mercenaria mercenaria strain notata chromosome 6, MADL_Memer_1, whole genome shotgun sequence genome contains the following window.
GGACTCACAACAATATATATCTTATTTGTtctattaaggtattggacccgtaatagagtacttcctttttgaagagtattcaattcctaccataaacctactttgattaCAATTTTCAGgtgggcgtaggttcaagcccaactgggaccaaaatatttctttccatattttccttttttctagtaagtttatacttctttcaagacttattatggatgtattgtactaaagtggaaatgtttcattttataagagatttcttgctgttcaaagtgaattcgcctttgaatcaggaggggtagagtaaggcatctttaaaaatactgagttacatgcggtaaaagttctctattttgccttcattctttagattacatattatggaagaaatgcaggtaggttttacttttgcCCCAAGGTTTTGTTTTGAATGAAGtgagaaaaattcaaaacatatcCACAGGATTCgaacttaatttttcaatgttggagttagaattctgtctcattaaatctgtttacttgagtcACCCCagacaaaaatgatatttacagttttattttgtgttttattatttaacaatagtttgatgtttcttttatcaaatttaatgctgtaatgaattctctgcaaacgttttagatagtggccatcacattgaaatttgtctctactttagcttgaggaaataccataaaatatacaaatttacaaaaaaacggcacagtaaaagttgttaaaaattagcaacacagtgcgaaacatggtcaactttcagaatataccaagcaaatgtcatttttaaacattactattaggggtccaataccttaagatcAATCCTATCAAATAGAACTACCAAAAATGACACATATTTAGATATAATGTCTTCTGTTAAATTAATGCTTCTGCAATTCTAAACTAAATAGgtacatttttaacataatttcactACGCATGCTACCACCGCAAAaaatcaaaagtgaaaaaaaaacacttcaaaaccttttgaaaaaaacaactgcATTAATCATTTCAAAACAAGTCTGGCTAAAACTATTCCTTCCCTTCTGGTAATATGACAGTTCTACTTCATAAATGCCATAGTCTATTTTTCATGCTGCTTTAAAACTTGAGAAcagaaaattaaatacttttagcCAGAAGTTTGGATCATACTTTACAGTACTGTAGAATTGGTTTCAGTGCATtttaagagatttatttaagttGAACAATATTAAATTGACAAGATTTTGCCTTAATAATGGAATTTTTAGTATGGTGATATTTCAATGATAAacgtacactcaacaaaattcctaatcggtcagtttatattgtattactattttattaattgttgttttatttttggcataaccgcattaggcgttttgaccaatattgcatattttgcacgtgcagggcatgtgcaccaatatgcacgtgttcaTGAACACTTTTAGCATTACTGACGAATGTCCtgctagaaaaacacatatcatggtgtaattgacacaagagcaacgcacCCGATCTGTCGGAATTtcaatcggtcacttcaatgaattatactttggttaaatttcgccAAAAGAGCTCGAACGATAGATAGCCaccgattgaaggttcttgtaaacggaaagaaggttaaaatggaaataaccatcaaagtaacagctacaaacaaatcatatcaaaatacctttgaaattgcaaataaaaaaaaacatttacccaCGTGCCGTAAAcctgtcccggctagcaacatttcGACAGCTCGaccgcgttgctcttgtgtcaattttaccatgatatgtgtttttcgtCAGTAAtaccaaaagtgtaaacgaacaagcgcatgttggtgcacatgccctgcacgtgcaaaatatgcaatatttagTAAAACGCTTAATACTGTTACTCTGGCCGTgtgtcggccaaaaataaatcaataattagctgcagtacctattcaaatgtcagtATGTGAAATCTCGTGTGAATGCATGCATTATTACCAAAATAGTGATACAATATAAGCTGATCGATTAGGAATTTGTTGTGTGTAAACGACTACACTCGAATCGAATTTAATCAATTATAAAAGCATGATAACCTTTTAAAGTTAACAAGTACAgtagggacctccgtggccgactGGTTACGATAAAGGAcgtaaaatcacttgcccctcatcgatgtgggttcgcgcctcactcagggcgttgaattcttcatttgaggaagccatccagcttgcttacagaaggtcggtggttctacccaggtgcccgctcgtgatgaaataattcacggaggggcccctgggggtctttctccaccataaaagctgaaaagtcgccatatggcctataattgtgtatgtgcgacgttaaatccaacaaaacaaacaaacaacaagtaCAGTATTCTACTTACACCTTGAAACGTTATTGTTATATATACACATTTCAAAATCTCTACAATAAGAACGGATAAGGAGCGTTGACATTGTGCAATACTCGTATATTCTtcgtaaaattgatattgaataGTTACTCGCATGTAATTGTAACGTCTATGGCAAATCTTTTGATTTTAAACACAATTACTTCAGGGAAATACGTTAAACAAATTCACTTGTCCCACATAATTTACGATATACCAATTTTGCGAGGTGCCACTTCGCTGCGTTGTTTATGTCAACAAGTCGTAATGATGTATCATAGCACATTAGTGCCAGGTCTAGATTGTTCTTCATCTCCCAGCACTGTCCAAGAAGATTAAATGCTGTCTCCGGGTGATATATTGGGGGACTTCGTTGCAGTAAAGATGCAAGCTTGAACATTGCTTCATATTGCAGATCTTCATCATTCATCCGCTTATATATCAGAAACTGCAAAAAATAAAGATAAGGTTGAGCATCTACTTCCGCCCAGTCCATCCATTCTTGCATACCTTCTTTTCTATTTCGAATGTCATCACTGGTGGATCGATACATCTCATATCGGAGTGCAAATGGACAGCACGGGAATTCCTGTCGCAAAAAAGTAACACAGTGTGCAATACACGTTTCTGCGACGTTTTCGCTAGGTATGCAGAAAACTGTATGACAAACTCTTTATGTGGAGAATCATTACAATCACAGTTCCCACATATCGGTGTGACGtggttttcaaacatattttcaatagttttcaaaatatatgatgCTTTTTGAAGATCTCCTTTATGATAATATAATGTTGCAAGTTTGAGTTTACTGGATGCTACGTCTATGCCCAAGGAAGACTCTGAAAGTTTGTATAAAACATCCACCAAAGAATATACGAACTTTGGGACATGGTCTTTACTATATGCAACATATAGTGACGCCAAAAATGAACATAGATATGCAACAAACATTTGCGCTGATGCCTTTTCATAACTGTCCCCATTAGTAAAGTAGTGTAAGGAATTTTTCATATGATTGATTATTCGTTTAATGCATTCTTGAACGGAATGCTCTGGTTTGATTGTGTACGAAAGAACAGAAAACAAGTCTCCGCAAAGTGAGACATGTTCATCATAGGCTAGTTTCCCAATTATCAGCTTCTCTGTCTTCAGCGCTGAATCTGAACTACAAGTCATCGACCTTATGTTCACCCTGCTGGAAAAAAGAGCCAGCAGGTTTCCTAAAGAATCACTCTTGAGCGACAACAAGCATCTGACATCATCATTGATAATACTTGTAATGCACGTAAGGAGATTTAAACGTACATTTAAAGTTATCTTTCCTGCAAACAAATTTACTGCAGGATTGAAAACATGAGGACAATAACCTGAAATAAAGAACATTTGCATGGTTTTTAAGcacataaataaacaagaaagcAAATTTTCACTGACCCAAAGTCCGGTTGGTAATCGTTCAATAGTAAACAAAAGTACAAGCTTGCAGTGATAGCTGGTAAACTGGTCACCAGCTATCAATTTCAAAACCTCGTTTTTAATAAGCTTGAGCAGAACGTAGCATTTGATCTGCGTAATATTTATGTTGAACGTCAGCACTCTTTCAGATTTTGAAAACGATACGCGCCACTCAACCTTTTCGTTTTCACTCTCAGGATGGCCAACAGAAACAATGAAACAACCACCTTCTAATACCTCTGCAATAACTTCAGAAGACAGCCAATGTAAAGCTCTTGGGCGGCCTAACCAAAGGGAAGAGTCCAAAGGCCAGGTCGAACATAAAAACCCGTTTACAATATCCTTATCTGGAAACGGACTACCAGAAGGCCCATGCCTTTCGTATCCAAATCCTAAGTATTCAAAAGCAGATTTTTCAACATTAACTGcaaatgtatttggtagaatTAATCTATTTTCTTCGTCAAATAGACATTCTTCATGCGGATAATCCTCTGATTCGGACAAGAAATCAACCTCATGCAAGCGACAGTGTCCGGGAGGTGTTAGGTCATTTTGAATTATGGACATATTTTCTTTTCCAGTTTTCCAATAGCTGTTATCTGTTATAACATTGAAATTTTGTTGGCAATCTAAAGTATCTAAATCGGAATCCATTTCTGGGGTAGTTGTACCCTCGGTCTGACTTCCAAAGTGATACGTCTTTATATTTATTTCGCTCAACTGGTAAAATATTGATCTCATTGATTCTTGTTTCAGGTAAGCGTGTCGTCTCCGATAAACAATGTCTTCACTAACACCAATTGCATCCATAACAGCAAATAAACGATGAGACATCGATCTGTAAAATTCTG
Protein-coding sequences here:
- the LOC123548464 gene encoding uncharacterized protein LOC123548464, which gives rise to MDKFPEFYRSMSHRLFAVMDAIGVSEDIVYRRRHAYLKQESMRSIFYQLSEINIKTYHFGSQTEGTTTPEMDSDLDTLDCQQNFNVITDNSYWKTGKENMSIIQNDLTPPGHCRLHEVDFLSESEDYPHEECLFDEENRLILPNTFAVNVEKSAFEYLGFGYERHGPSGSPFPDKDIVNGFLCSTWPLDSSLWLGRPRALHWLSSEVIAEVLEGGCFIVSVGHPESENEKVEWRVSFSKSERVLTFNINITQIKCYVLLKLIKNEVLKLIAGDQFTSYHCKLVLLFTIERLPTGLWVSENLLSCLFMCLKTMQMFFISGYCPHVFNPAVNLFAGKITLNVRLNLLTCITSIINDDVRCLLSLKSDSLGNLLALFSSRVNIRSMTCSSDSALKTEKLIIGKLAYDEHVSLCGDLFSVLSYTIKPEHSVQECIKRIINHMKNSLHYFTNGDSYEKASAQMFVAYLCSFLASLYVAYSKDHVPKFVYSLVDVLYKLSESSLGIDVASSKLKLATLYYHKGDLQKASYILKTIENMFENHVTPICGNCDCNDSPHKEFVIQFSAYLAKTSQKRVLHTVLLFCDRNSRAVHLHSDMRCIDPPVMTFEIEKKVCKNGWTGRK